The following are from one region of the Arachis duranensis cultivar V14167 chromosome 10, aradu.V14167.gnm2.J7QH, whole genome shotgun sequence genome:
- the LOC107471504 gene encoding RHOMBOID-like protein 9, chloroplastic isoform X2 has translation MAAFPIGYKTPYKDQNLLRQRAIKHNDKRFMNHHVNMLRSSSIPGQVSNIYTKCIAHGRGALHRAATEEILAAGGSLDCHLSIIQRCHSNSKRRNLFKVLFSAESGSIEKQLRSLDSYFGKLHEQTKLHTFDSLNKVAPVHNRDSETRPKNGLESLDEYLSKLNNVTAKLSSAEVNQEFLLPSSYDENLGEETLVQKPKFRKPNTYVDIRRIKGIGDSRSTMDPLQNDETSSLYLIGILVSVNIAVFLFEIASPIRKPDFELFSLPLLYGAKINHLIMVGEWWRLVTPMFLHAGIFHMTLSCWAIVTFGPQVCKGYGSFTFFLIYILGGISGNMISFLHTADPTVGGTGPVFAIIGAWLMYQIQNRDVIANDASDNMFRKAIIVTTLGFILCNLGPIDEWTHLGAALTGMAFGFLTSPSVELNDASSGGSGGQEEGLKLVRKHGDSCKSLIVFTIFIIALSSLLFFMEPPLNALAAEDLECM, from the exons ATGGCTGCATTTCCTATAGGTTATAAAACACCATACAAGGACCAAAACCTATTGAGGCAAAGGGCAATAAAACACAATGACAAAAGGTTCATGAATCACCATGTCAATATGCTAAGATCCTCTTCAATTCCTGGTCAAGTTAGCAATATCTATACAAAATGCATTGCTCATGGCAGAGGAGCTCTGCATAGGGCCGCGACGGAAGAAATACTCGCGGCCGGTGGTAGTCTAGATTGTCACCTAAGCATCATTCAGAGATGTCATTCGAATTCGAAGAGAAGAAACCTTTTCAAAGTTCTGTTTTCAGCAGAGTCTGGCTCCATTGAGAAACAACTAAGATCATTGGATTCTTACTTTGGAAAACTCCATGAGCAAACAAAGTTGCATACTTTTGATTCGTTGAATAAAGTGGCGCCGGTTCATAATAGAGATAGCGAAACCAGACCTAAAAATGGACTAGAGTCTCTTGATGAGTATCTTAGCAAATTGAACAATG TTACTGCAAAATTGTCATCTGCAGAAGTAAACCAAGAATTTCTCTTACCATCAAGTTATGATGAGAATCTTGGTGAAGAGACTTTAGTTCAGAAACCAAAGTTTAGGAAACCAAATACTTATGTGGATATAAGAAGAATCAAAGGCATAGGTGATTCAAGGTCTACTATGGATCCACTGCAGAATGATGAAACCTCTAGTCTTTACCTAAT TGGTATATTGGTTTCTGTAAACATTGCAGTGTTTCTATTTGAAATAGCAAGTCCTATAAGAAAACCAGATTTCGAGCTGTTTTCGCTTCCGCTGCTATACGGAGCAAAGATAAACCATTTGATCATGGTTGGAGAATGGTGGAGGCTTGTAACACCAATGTTTCTG CATGCAGGAATATTTCACATGACTCTCAGTTGCTGGGCCATTGTAACTTTCGGACCGCAAGTATGCAAAGGATACGGTTCATTTACTTTTTTCTTGATCTACATACTTGGTGGAATATCTGGCAACATGATAAGCTTTCTTCATACTGCGGATCCAACAGTTGGTGGCACA GGACCTGTATTTGCAATAATTGGTGCTTGGCTCAtgtatcaaattcaaaacagagaTGTCATTGCAAATGATGCTTCAGACAACATGTTCCGGAAGGCAATAATTGTGACTACTCTTGGTTTCATATTATGCAACCTTGGTCCAattgatgaatg GACACACCTTGGAGCAGCTTTGACAGGCATGGCATTTGGGTTTCTAACAAGCCCAAGTGTTGAGCTTAATGATGCATCATCAGGAGGAAGTGGAGGACAAGAGGAAGGGCTCAAACTTGTTAGAAAACATGGTGATTCTTGCAAGTCACTGATTGTATTCACCATATTCATCATTGCATTAAGCTCTCTCCTTTTCTTTATGGAGCCCCCACTTAATGCACTTGCAGCTGAAGACTTGGAATGCATGTAG
- the LOC107471504 gene encoding RHOMBOID-like protein 9, chloroplastic isoform X1, giving the protein MFPRVFMAAFPIGYKTPYKDQNLLRQRAIKHNDKRFMNHHVNMLRSSSIPGQVSNIYTKCIAHGRGALHRAATEEILAAGGSLDCHLSIIQRCHSNSKRRNLFKVLFSAESGSIEKQLRSLDSYFGKLHEQTKLHTFDSLNKVAPVHNRDSETRPKNGLESLDEYLSKLNNVTAKLSSAEVNQEFLLPSSYDENLGEETLVQKPKFRKPNTYVDIRRIKGIGDSRSTMDPLQNDETSSLYLIGILVSVNIAVFLFEIASPIRKPDFELFSLPLLYGAKINHLIMVGEWWRLVTPMFLHAGIFHMTLSCWAIVTFGPQVCKGYGSFTFFLIYILGGISGNMISFLHTADPTVGGTGPVFAIIGAWLMYQIQNRDVIANDASDNMFRKAIIVTTLGFILCNLGPIDEWTHLGAALTGMAFGFLTSPSVELNDASSGGSGGQEEGLKLVRKHGDSCKSLIVFTIFIIALSSLLFFMEPPLNALAAEDLECM; this is encoded by the exons atgTTTCCTAGA GTTTTCATGGCTGCATTTCCTATAGGTTATAAAACACCATACAAGGACCAAAACCTATTGAGGCAAAGGGCAATAAAACACAATGACAAAAGGTTCATGAATCACCATGTCAATATGCTAAGATCCTCTTCAATTCCTGGTCAAGTTAGCAATATCTATACAAAATGCATTGCTCATGGCAGAGGAGCTCTGCATAGGGCCGCGACGGAAGAAATACTCGCGGCCGGTGGTAGTCTAGATTGTCACCTAAGCATCATTCAGAGATGTCATTCGAATTCGAAGAGAAGAAACCTTTTCAAAGTTCTGTTTTCAGCAGAGTCTGGCTCCATTGAGAAACAACTAAGATCATTGGATTCTTACTTTGGAAAACTCCATGAGCAAACAAAGTTGCATACTTTTGATTCGTTGAATAAAGTGGCGCCGGTTCATAATAGAGATAGCGAAACCAGACCTAAAAATGGACTAGAGTCTCTTGATGAGTATCTTAGCAAATTGAACAATG TTACTGCAAAATTGTCATCTGCAGAAGTAAACCAAGAATTTCTCTTACCATCAAGTTATGATGAGAATCTTGGTGAAGAGACTTTAGTTCAGAAACCAAAGTTTAGGAAACCAAATACTTATGTGGATATAAGAAGAATCAAAGGCATAGGTGATTCAAGGTCTACTATGGATCCACTGCAGAATGATGAAACCTCTAGTCTTTACCTAAT TGGTATATTGGTTTCTGTAAACATTGCAGTGTTTCTATTTGAAATAGCAAGTCCTATAAGAAAACCAGATTTCGAGCTGTTTTCGCTTCCGCTGCTATACGGAGCAAAGATAAACCATTTGATCATGGTTGGAGAATGGTGGAGGCTTGTAACACCAATGTTTCTG CATGCAGGAATATTTCACATGACTCTCAGTTGCTGGGCCATTGTAACTTTCGGACCGCAAGTATGCAAAGGATACGGTTCATTTACTTTTTTCTTGATCTACATACTTGGTGGAATATCTGGCAACATGATAAGCTTTCTTCATACTGCGGATCCAACAGTTGGTGGCACA GGACCTGTATTTGCAATAATTGGTGCTTGGCTCAtgtatcaaattcaaaacagagaTGTCATTGCAAATGATGCTTCAGACAACATGTTCCGGAAGGCAATAATTGTGACTACTCTTGGTTTCATATTATGCAACCTTGGTCCAattgatgaatg GACACACCTTGGAGCAGCTTTGACAGGCATGGCATTTGGGTTTCTAACAAGCCCAAGTGTTGAGCTTAATGATGCATCATCAGGAGGAAGTGGAGGACAAGAGGAAGGGCTCAAACTTGTTAGAAAACATGGTGATTCTTGCAAGTCACTGATTGTATTCACCATATTCATCATTGCATTAAGCTCTCTCCTTTTCTTTATGGAGCCCCCACTTAATGCACTTGCAGCTGAAGACTTGGAATGCATGTAG
- the LOC107471504 gene encoding RHOMBOID-like protein 9, chloroplastic isoform X3: MFPRVFMAAFPIGYKTPYKDQNLLRQRAIKHNDKRFMNHHVNMLRSSSIPGQVSNIYTKCIAHGRGALHRAATEEILAAGGSLDCHLSIIQRCHSNSKRRNLFKVLFSAESGSIEKQLRSLDSYFGKLHEQTKLHTFDSLNKVAPVHNRDSETRPKNGLESLDEYLSKLNNEVNQEFLLPSSYDENLGEETLVQKPKFRKPNTYVDIRRIKGIGDSRSTMDPLQNDETSSLYLIGILVSVNIAVFLFEIASPIRKPDFELFSLPLLYGAKINHLIMVGEWWRLVTPMFLHAGIFHMTLSCWAIVTFGPQVCKGYGSFTFFLIYILGGISGNMISFLHTADPTVGGTGPVFAIIGAWLMYQIQNRDVIANDASDNMFRKAIIVTTLGFILCNLGPIDEWTHLGAALTGMAFGFLTSPSVELNDASSGGSGGQEEGLKLVRKHGDSCKSLIVFTIFIIALSSLLFFMEPPLNALAAEDLECM, translated from the exons atgTTTCCTAGA GTTTTCATGGCTGCATTTCCTATAGGTTATAAAACACCATACAAGGACCAAAACCTATTGAGGCAAAGGGCAATAAAACACAATGACAAAAGGTTCATGAATCACCATGTCAATATGCTAAGATCCTCTTCAATTCCTGGTCAAGTTAGCAATATCTATACAAAATGCATTGCTCATGGCAGAGGAGCTCTGCATAGGGCCGCGACGGAAGAAATACTCGCGGCCGGTGGTAGTCTAGATTGTCACCTAAGCATCATTCAGAGATGTCATTCGAATTCGAAGAGAAGAAACCTTTTCAAAGTTCTGTTTTCAGCAGAGTCTGGCTCCATTGAGAAACAACTAAGATCATTGGATTCTTACTTTGGAAAACTCCATGAGCAAACAAAGTTGCATACTTTTGATTCGTTGAATAAAGTGGCGCCGGTTCATAATAGAGATAGCGAAACCAGACCTAAAAATGGACTAGAGTCTCTTGATGAGTATCTTAGCAAATTGAACAATG AAGTAAACCAAGAATTTCTCTTACCATCAAGTTATGATGAGAATCTTGGTGAAGAGACTTTAGTTCAGAAACCAAAGTTTAGGAAACCAAATACTTATGTGGATATAAGAAGAATCAAAGGCATAGGTGATTCAAGGTCTACTATGGATCCACTGCAGAATGATGAAACCTCTAGTCTTTACCTAAT TGGTATATTGGTTTCTGTAAACATTGCAGTGTTTCTATTTGAAATAGCAAGTCCTATAAGAAAACCAGATTTCGAGCTGTTTTCGCTTCCGCTGCTATACGGAGCAAAGATAAACCATTTGATCATGGTTGGAGAATGGTGGAGGCTTGTAACACCAATGTTTCTG CATGCAGGAATATTTCACATGACTCTCAGTTGCTGGGCCATTGTAACTTTCGGACCGCAAGTATGCAAAGGATACGGTTCATTTACTTTTTTCTTGATCTACATACTTGGTGGAATATCTGGCAACATGATAAGCTTTCTTCATACTGCGGATCCAACAGTTGGTGGCACA GGACCTGTATTTGCAATAATTGGTGCTTGGCTCAtgtatcaaattcaaaacagagaTGTCATTGCAAATGATGCTTCAGACAACATGTTCCGGAAGGCAATAATTGTGACTACTCTTGGTTTCATATTATGCAACCTTGGTCCAattgatgaatg GACACACCTTGGAGCAGCTTTGACAGGCATGGCATTTGGGTTTCTAACAAGCCCAAGTGTTGAGCTTAATGATGCATCATCAGGAGGAAGTGGAGGACAAGAGGAAGGGCTCAAACTTGTTAGAAAACATGGTGATTCTTGCAAGTCACTGATTGTATTCACCATATTCATCATTGCATTAAGCTCTCTCCTTTTCTTTATGGAGCCCCCACTTAATGCACTTGCAGCTGAAGACTTGGAATGCATGTAG